A genomic region of Plectropomus leopardus isolate mb unplaced genomic scaffold, YSFRI_Pleo_2.0 unplaced_scaffold24806, whole genome shotgun sequence contains the following coding sequences:
- the LOC121966498 gene encoding olfactory receptor 52B2-like, translating to MDDLYNTSSVLMLNRFNLSSENAFPAFLFATLSYMIILFCNLILILTIVLNKSLHQPMYLILLNLPINDLIGSTAFFSQAIKDLLTNSKTIQYSACVAQAFFIHIYAAGTVFILSAMAYDRYIAICFPLKYNTVMTYAHIMRIITLVWMSSLVIIGVLFFLLLRLPRCRSELTHPYCDNPSLLTLVCGNTTINNIYGLFIVALSQVIANGMILYTYLQILVACFRSKRSDTKAKALQTCATHLIVFLLLECLGLFTIISYRIKNISSHLRRFMGLSTLIFPPTLNPIIYGLKTKEIREKVLSFFRSKILPS from the coding sequence ATGGACGACCTGTACAACACATCATCTGTTTTAATGCTAAATCGCTTTAATCTCTCCTCTGAGAATGcctttcctgcttttctttttgcaactctCAGCTACATGATCATACTTTTCTGCAACCTTATTCTAATCCTCACCATTGTGCTGAACAAATCTCTGCATCAGCCCATGTATCTAATACTGCTGAACCTTCCTATCAACGACCTCATAGGCTCCACGGCGTTCTTCTCGCAGGCCATTAAAGACCTACTGACAAACAGCAAGACAATCCAATATTCAGCTTGTGTTGCCCAAGCTTTCTTTATCCACATCTACGCAGCAGGTACAGTGTTTATTCTCTCTGCTATGGCGTATGATAGATACATCGCCATATGTTTCCCTTTGAAATACAACACAGTTATGACTTATGCTCACATTATGAGAATAATCACACTAGTGTGGATGAGTAGTTTAGTTATAATAGGGgtactttttttcctgcttttgcGTTTACCCCGCTGTCGATCTGAATTGACACACCCCTACTGTGACAATCCGTCTTTGCTGACTCTGGTCTGTGGCAACACAACCATAAATAACATCTACGGGCTTTTTATAGTTGCTCTTTCACAAGTGATAGCTAACGGGATGATTTTGTACACATATCTCCAAATCCTTGTCGCATGCTTCAGATCCAAACGGTCTGACACAAAAGCCAAAGCTCTGCAGACGTGTGCTAcgcatttaattgtttttctcttattggAGTGTCTGGGTCTTTTTACCATCATCTCTTACAGAATAAAGaatatttcatcacatttaagGAGGTTCATGGGGCTGTCAACTTTAATTTTCCCCCCAACATTGAATCCAATCATCTATGGACTGAAAACTAAAGAAATTCGAGAAAAAGTCCTGTCCTTTTTTAGGAGTAAAATCCTACCATCTTGA